One Mesotoga sp. Brook.08.105.5.1 genomic region harbors:
- a CDS encoding Orn/Lys/Arg decarboxylase N-terminal domain-containing protein: protein MELFKDFPVLVVDDDLLSENTGGRATREIIRELQKRGFSVIESYSGYDCRIEFMSHSNVSCVLLDWDLVIKPDAEFLGPGEIIEIIRGRNMLIPIFLMTEKLKVMEIPLEIISQIDGYVWKLEDSPSFIAGRIEEATERYMDELQPPFLKELIRYVDEFKYSWHTPGHSGGEAFLKSSTGKIFHNFFGENIFRSDLSVSVPELGSLLEHTEAIGESEKSAAKIFGSDETYFVTNGTSTSNKIVFHYCVTPGDIVLIDRNCHKSIMHSIIMTGAIPIYLTPSRNSLGIIGPIHEEDFEWSEIEKAINESPLVEDKENYRIKLAVITNSTYDGLCYNAKTILDKLEKIVDFVLFDEAWYAYAKFHRMYMSRFGMSPDIDREKSPVVFSTHSTHKLLAAFSQGSMIHVKDGRKRVDHGRFNEAYMMHMSTSPQYAIIASLDVAAKMMAGNAGKFLIDETIQEAIIFRKKMKHLKEEIESKESERKRRWWLEIWQPEKVSIGTEDGQRKTFDLEDIDESILKDRPDCWYLKANEDWHGFGKLENDYVLLDPIKVTVMTPGITRQGRMRDWGIPATIVTTFLRDRGIVVEKSGHYSFLILFSLGLTKGKSGTLLAELFTFKKLFDEDAPLDDVFPDIVREFPKKYGKMTLQELCRQMHEYLRKVKITKVLKDVYSRNPQQVMLPSKAYSELVNGNTELVRIRELQDRISAVMVVPYPPGIPVIMPGERYTDDTKRIIEYLNLSEEFDNKFPGFENEMHGLKMKIDSNNKKRYYTYCLKEIEQPEGE, encoded by the coding sequence ATGGAGCTGTTCAAGGACTTTCCTGTTCTGGTAGTTGACGATGACTTACTTTCAGAAAACACTGGGGGGAGAGCGACAAGAGAGATCATAAGAGAGCTTCAGAAGCGAGGTTTTTCAGTCATAGAGTCTTACTCAGGCTACGACTGTAGAATTGAGTTCATGTCTCATTCAAATGTCAGCTGTGTTTTGCTCGACTGGGATCTTGTGATCAAACCAGATGCTGAGTTTCTAGGCCCGGGAGAGATAATCGAGATAATCCGCGGAAGGAATATGCTTATTCCCATATTCCTCATGACTGAGAAACTAAAAGTTATGGAGATTCCTCTCGAAATAATCAGTCAGATCGACGGCTACGTTTGGAAGCTCGAAGACAGTCCCTCTTTCATCGCGGGAAGAATTGAGGAAGCAACAGAGCGCTACATGGACGAACTGCAGCCCCCCTTTCTGAAAGAGCTCATACGATACGTGGATGAATTCAAGTACTCGTGGCACACCCCCGGTCACAGCGGAGGAGAGGCTTTCCTCAAGTCATCTACCGGGAAGATCTTCCATAACTTCTTCGGGGAGAACATTTTCAGGAGCGACTTATCCGTTTCGGTGCCGGAACTTGGCTCTCTCCTCGAGCATACAGAAGCCATCGGAGAATCGGAAAAGTCTGCTGCCAAGATTTTCGGTTCCGACGAGACATATTTTGTGACGAACGGTACCTCAACATCCAACAAGATCGTCTTCCATTATTGTGTGACCCCGGGGGACATTGTCCTTATAGATCGGAACTGCCACAAGTCGATTATGCACTCAATAATAATGACAGGTGCGATACCAATCTACCTCACGCCTAGCAGAAACTCTTTAGGAATTATCGGGCCGATCCATGAAGAGGATTTTGAATGGAGTGAAATCGAAAAGGCAATAAATGAAAGCCCTCTCGTGGAAGACAAAGAGAACTACAGAATAAAACTTGCTGTAATCACTAATTCGACATATGACGGCCTCTGTTACAACGCGAAAACCATCCTCGACAAGCTTGAAAAGATTGTGGATTTCGTTCTCTTCGATGAGGCATGGTACGCCTATGCGAAATTTCATAGAATGTATATGAGCCGCTTCGGAATGTCACCAGACATTGACAGAGAGAAATCTCCGGTGGTCTTCTCTACGCACTCCACTCATAAGCTACTGGCTGCCTTCTCTCAAGGCTCTATGATACATGTAAAGGACGGTAGAAAAAGGGTAGATCATGGAAGATTCAACGAGGCATACATGATGCACATGTCTACTTCGCCTCAATATGCGATCATCGCTTCCCTGGATGTAGCGGCAAAGATGATGGCCGGAAACGCAGGCAAATTCCTCATTGACGAGACGATTCAGGAGGCAATCATTTTCAGAAAGAAGATGAAGCATCTGAAGGAAGAAATCGAGTCCAAAGAATCAGAGCGAAAGAGACGCTGGTGGCTCGAGATCTGGCAGCCGGAAAAGGTCTCGATTGGGACAGAAGACGGGCAAAGAAAGACCTTCGATCTCGAAGACATCGATGAATCGATTCTCAAGGACAGACCTGACTGCTGGTATCTCAAAGCAAACGAAGACTGGCATGGATTCGGAAAGCTTGAGAACGACTACGTTCTTCTCGATCCGATAAAAGTGACCGTTATGACCCCGGGAATAACGAGACAAGGTCGGATGAGGGATTGGGGAATCCCAGCAACGATAGTCACAACTTTCCTTAGAGACAGGGGAATAGTAGTTGAGAAATCGGGTCATTACTCATTCCTGATACTCTTCTCCCTCGGGTTGACAAAGGGAAAGTCTGGAACTCTGCTCGCAGAGCTCTTCACTTTCAAGAAGCTCTTCGATGAGGACGCTCCTCTGGATGATGTATTTCCCGATATCGTCAGAGAGTTCCCAAAGAAATATGGAAAGATGACCCTTCAGGAGCTTTGCAGACAGATGCATGAATACCTCCGAAAGGTCAAGATAACCAAGGTCTTGAAGGATGTTTACTCTCGGAATCCCCAGCAGGTTATGCTTCCGTCCAAAGCCTATTCAGAGTTGGTTAACGGCAATACTGAACTGGTCAGAATCCGTGAGCTGCAGGATAGAATCTCAGCTGTAATGGTCGTTCCTTACCCTCCGGGAATACCCGTGATAATGCCTGGCGAGAGATATACAGACGACACGAAGAGAATCATCGAATATCTGAATCTCTCGGAGGAGTTCGACAACAAGTTTCCCGGCTTTGAGAACGAGATGCACGGTCTGAAGATGAAGATAGACAGCAACAACAAGAAGAGATACTACACATACTGCTTGAAGGAGATCGAACAGCCAGAAGGCGAATAG